Sequence from the Ignavibacteria bacterium genome:
CTCGAAGGTAAAATTGCCTTCACCACAAATGGCGGCGATGAGTGGATTCCTGCACTGAACGACACGAGTGAGTTCACCAACTTCCCTGTTCTCGGTTTTTCATTTTATACCGATACACTCGCCTTCGCTTTTGGAGGGCATATAGATATTGCCGGAGTTGTCTGGAAAACCACGAATGCAGGTGGTTACTGGAAATCGCATGGAGTGGGACCTGAGCCGATACGGGGGTTGATTGTATTCGACAGTCTCAATCTCATCGGAATTGGTGGTGATTTTGAGTACGGCACCGCAGTTGTAAAATCAACAGACGGAGGGGAAACCTGGGATTACAGAAGCCTTGATGTTTTCGGAGTGCCCTACGGACTTTCATTTCGAACGGAAAATGAAGCATGGGTTCCTCTCGGTTTCGCTCAAAAACTGCTCTATACCCCGGATAAAGGGACAGTTTGGCTGGAATACTCCGCCCCTGACAGCGGTATTCTTTATGACATTCAGTTTACCGATTCCCTGACAGGCTACACCGCCGGCAGAAATGGTTATTTTGCAAAGTACAGCAGAAGTATCGTCGGAATTAAGGAAGATTTCTCCCTTTCATCCTCTGAAACATTCAAACTTGGTGAAAACTACCCGAATCCTTTCAATCCCGTTACCATAATTCCCGTGACCCTTGCAGAACCCGCACAAATTATTCTCACAGTTTATGATATCAGAGGAAGGGAAACAGGCTTTGCAGTCGAAGGAAATTACGCTGCAGGTTATTATGAATTTAAGTTTGATGCCGGAAGAGCATCTTCGGGTGTCTATTTTTACAAATTAAATGTGGTCACTTCTTCGGGCAAAAAGTACTCACAAGTGAAGAAAATGGTGGTTAACAAATGAATATTCACGATTTACCCGGCTACAAGGGGGCTGCATTTCTAAAGATTCTGCCAAAACTCTACCGGGATCCTCTTGGGACGCTGAGCGATATCGTCGCGGGGGGTGACAGAGTAATTCCCTTCCAACTCGGGAAGTATATCCTTTTTCTTGTGAACGACCCCTCAATCCTTCGTCATATCCTAAAAACAAATTACCGGAACTACCCGAGAGGGAAATCGCTGAAAGGCATCTTCCCGCTCCTTGGGAAGGGCTTGTTCACAAGCGATCACGACCTCTGGGTCAGGCAGCAAAAAAATCTGACACCTGCATTTCACACCAAAAATTATGCGGAGTTCGAACAGATAATCAGAGAGGAGACAGGGAGATTCTGCTCTGAACTCGAAGCCCTTTCGAATCAACCCGGCAATGTCGATATGCAAAAAGAGTTTAAAACTTTGATGCTCAGGATTCTGGCGAAGGAGATGTTCTCTCCTGATTTGAAGTTCGAGCCCGAAACCATCATCACAAAACTTGATGCCGTGCTCGACTATACGAGCATAAAAGGGGAATTGATAAGAAATGTCGTTTCGGGTGTAAAGGGGCTGTTTGGTCTTCGCTACACTCCCCCACTCTACTACACTGAATCGTTGAAATATCTTGA
This genomic interval carries:
- a CDS encoding T9SS type A sorting domain-containing protein — translated: MKLLIPLFLFAFTLFPQNFKWTKLPVPTHKTINSISFIDSLYGFAAGDTGLVMKTTDGGISWQVQTLPRNKDISDITFVSKTTGYAVALDFESSPFGTLFYRTTDGGDSWVESRYRGDEVYFVSLHFLDSLRGWTSGLEGKIAFTTNGGDEWIPALNDTSEFTNFPVLGFSFYTDTLAFAFGGHIDIAGVVWKTTNAGGYWKSHGVGPEPIRGLIVFDSLNLIGIGGDFEYGTAVVKSTDGGETWDYRSLDVFGVPYGLSFRTENEAWVPLGFAQKLLYTPDKGTVWLEYSAPDSGILYDIQFTDSLTGYTAGRNGYFAKYSRSIVGIKEDFSLSSSETFKLGENYPNPFNPVTIIPVTLAEPAQIILTVYDIRGRETGFAVEGNYAAGYYEFKFDAGRASSGVYFYKLNVVTSSGKKYSQVKKMVVNK